One region of Anaeromyxobacter paludicola genomic DNA includes:
- the pyk gene encoding pyruvate kinase gives MRRAKIVATLGPASSDLDTIRKLLELGVDVARLNFSHGSHDDHARSLDRIRAASRQLGKAVGVLQDLQGPKIRTGPLKAGKAGVTLENGSELVITTAGEVAGDASLVSTTYEFLAKDVRAGDRLLIDDGLIELRVLDTDGVRVRCEVVEGGWLGEHKGINLPGVALRTSALSEKDKNDLAFGITHGVDFVALSFVRSPEDVALCRREMEAAGRVVPIIAKIEKPEAIEHIDAILEAADGLMVARGDLGVEILPERVPSIQKDIVRRANAAGKPVIVATQMLNSMIDHSRPTRAEASDVANAIWDGASAVMLSGETASGKYPLLAVQMMDRIVRETEESLTSEYYLRYQAPAVQGGFPPVIAANAVRAAEEARASAICCFTLSGDTARLLAHGRPRVPIIAFSPDQSIRRRLSLYWGVVPKVMAPVIDPDVMSDMVSQRLLEEEHARPGDRVVLVYGSPLGIRGATNSMRLHEVHPPVAPRSGE, from the coding sequence ATGCGCCGCGCCAAGATCGTCGCCACCCTCGGTCCCGCTTCCTCCGACCTCGACACCATCCGCAAGCTCCTCGAGCTGGGCGTGGACGTGGCCCGGCTCAACTTCTCCCACGGCAGCCACGACGACCACGCCCGCAGCCTCGACCGGATCCGCGCCGCCTCCCGCCAGCTCGGCAAGGCGGTGGGCGTGCTGCAGGACCTGCAGGGGCCCAAGATCCGCACCGGCCCGCTCAAGGCCGGCAAGGCCGGGGTGACCCTCGAGAACGGGTCCGAGCTCGTCATCACCACCGCGGGCGAGGTCGCGGGGGACGCGAGCCTCGTCTCCACCACCTACGAGTTCCTGGCGAAGGACGTGCGCGCCGGGGACCGGCTCCTCATCGACGACGGGCTCATCGAGCTGCGGGTCCTCGACACCGACGGCGTGCGCGTCCGCTGCGAGGTGGTCGAGGGCGGGTGGCTCGGCGAGCACAAGGGCATCAACCTCCCGGGGGTCGCGCTGCGCACCAGCGCGCTCTCCGAGAAGGACAAGAACGACCTCGCCTTCGGCATCACCCACGGCGTGGACTTCGTCGCCCTCTCCTTCGTCCGCTCGCCGGAGGACGTGGCGCTCTGCCGCCGCGAGATGGAGGCGGCCGGCCGGGTGGTGCCGATCATCGCCAAGATCGAGAAGCCGGAGGCGATCGAGCACATCGACGCGATCCTGGAGGCGGCCGACGGCCTCATGGTGGCCCGCGGCGACCTCGGCGTGGAGATCCTCCCGGAGCGGGTGCCGTCGATCCAGAAGGACATCGTGCGGCGCGCCAACGCCGCCGGGAAGCCGGTCATCGTCGCGACCCAGATGCTCAACTCGATGATCGACCACAGCCGGCCCACGCGGGCGGAGGCGAGCGACGTCGCCAACGCCATCTGGGACGGCGCCTCGGCGGTGATGCTCTCGGGCGAGACCGCGAGCGGCAAGTACCCGCTCCTCGCGGTCCAGATGATGGACCGGATCGTCCGCGAGACCGAGGAGAGCCTCACCTCCGAGTACTACCTGCGCTACCAGGCGCCGGCGGTGCAGGGCGGGTTCCCGCCGGTCATCGCCGCCAACGCGGTCCGCGCCGCCGAGGAGGCCCGGGCCTCCGCCATCTGCTGCTTCACCCTCTCGGGCGACACCGCGCGGCTGCTGGCGCACGGCCGGCCGCGCGTGCCGATCATCGCCTTCTCCCCCGACCAGTCGATCCGCCGCCGCCTCTCGCTCTACTGGGGGGTGGTGCCGAAGGTGATGGCGCCGGTCATCGACCCGGACGTGATGAGCGACATGGTCTCGCAGCGGCTCCTCGAGGAGGAGCACGCCCGGCCGGGCGACCGCGTGGTGCTGGTCTACGGCTCGCCGCTCGGGATCCGCGGCGCCACCAACTCGATGCGGCTCCACGAGGTGCACCCGCCGGTCGCCCCGCGCAGCGGGGAGTAG
- a CDS encoding radical SAM protein — MLHLQGQDSRALARALGIELADARRIVGAVIGRGEGLRGARNVRREVLDRAERAATPGALACDAAVDAKDGFRKYLFRCPDGAKVEAVRIPLFDTHYTMCLSSQAGCALGCAFCATGRMGLARSLASWEMVAQFLHLRADSARPITGAVFMGQGEPFHNYEAVLAAAYALCDPSGGRIDQRRISISTAGVAPMIRRYTAEGHKFRLCVSLNAAIPEKRAGLMPVEKGYPLDELVDAVREHAAARGRVTLEYVMMAGVNVGDDDAAALGRLLAGIPVRLNPIDVNDATGRFRPPSPEEWRTFRDALARELPGQPVVRRYSGGQDEHAACGMLASRG, encoded by the coding sequence GTGCTCCACCTGCAGGGACAGGACAGCCGCGCCCTCGCCCGCGCGCTCGGCATCGAGCTCGCCGACGCGCGCCGGATCGTCGGCGCGGTGATCGGCCGGGGCGAGGGGCTGCGCGGGGCGCGCAACGTGCGGCGGGAGGTGCTCGACCGCGCCGAGCGGGCCGCCACGCCCGGCGCGCTCGCCTGCGACGCGGCGGTGGACGCGAAGGACGGCTTCCGCAAGTACCTCTTCCGCTGCCCCGACGGCGCGAAGGTGGAGGCGGTCCGGATCCCGCTCTTCGACACCCACTACACGATGTGCCTCTCCTCGCAGGCCGGCTGCGCGCTCGGGTGCGCCTTCTGCGCGACGGGACGCATGGGGCTCGCGCGCTCGCTCGCGTCCTGGGAGATGGTGGCGCAGTTCCTCCACCTGCGCGCCGACAGCGCGCGCCCCATCACCGGGGCGGTCTTCATGGGCCAGGGGGAGCCGTTCCACAACTACGAGGCCGTGCTCGCCGCCGCCTACGCCCTCTGCGATCCCTCCGGCGGCCGCATCGACCAGCGGCGGATCTCGATCTCCACCGCCGGCGTCGCCCCGATGATCCGGCGCTACACCGCCGAGGGGCACAAGTTCCGGCTCTGCGTGTCGCTCAACGCCGCCATCCCGGAGAAGCGGGCGGGGCTCATGCCTGTGGAGAAGGGCTACCCGCTCGACGAGCTGGTGGACGCGGTGCGCGAGCACGCCGCCGCGCGGGGCCGGGTGACGCTCGAGTACGTGATGATGGCGGGCGTGAACGTGGGCGACGACGACGCCGCCGCGCTGGGGCGGCTGCTCGCCGGCATCCCGGTGCGGCTCAACCCCATCGACGTGAACGACGCCACCGGCCGCTTCCGCCCGCCCTCGCCGGAGGAGTGGCGGACGTTCCGCGACGCCCTCGCCCGCGAGCTGCCCGGGCAGCCGGTGGTGCGCCGCTACTCCGGCGGCCAGGACGAGCACGCCGCCTGCGGGATGCTGGCGTCGCGGGGGTAG
- a CDS encoding DUF3106 domain-containing protein gives MTRRLALALALALSLPAAARAEDPPAGARAAWDALTPEQKQQAQEDFERWKKLSPEQKAGLREKLERLHQLPPERRADIQKNYEAFQKLSPSERREILDRFSRFEEMSPERRAQLRQAFRELIQASPRERQRYLDNLRRWRDMSPSERQQAREQWRQLRGARRR, from the coding sequence GTGACGCGCCGGCTCGCCCTCGCGCTGGCCCTCGCCCTCTCGCTCCCGGCCGCCGCCCGCGCCGAGGACCCGCCGGCCGGCGCCCGCGCGGCCTGGGACGCGCTCACGCCCGAGCAGAAGCAGCAGGCGCAGGAGGACTTCGAGCGCTGGAAGAAGCTCAGCCCCGAGCAGAAGGCCGGCCTGCGCGAGAAGCTCGAGCGCCTGCACCAGCTCCCGCCGGAGCGCCGCGCCGACATCCAGAAGAACTACGAGGCCTTCCAGAAGCTCTCTCCGTCGGAGCGGCGGGAGATCCTCGACCGGTTCTCGCGCTTCGAGGAGATGTCGCCCGAGCGGCGCGCCCAGCTCCGGCAGGCCTTCCGGGAGCTCATCCAAGCGTCGCCCCGCGAGCGGCAGCGCTACCTCGACAACCTGCGCCGCTGGCGCGACATGTCCCCGTCGGAGCGGCAGCAGGCGCGGGAGCAGTGGCGCCAGCTCCGGGGCGCGCGGCGCCGCTGA
- a CDS encoding anti-sigma factor, producing MTAHLDEELTAYLDRALPAERVREVEAHLAACAACRAEKERLEGALRLLAALPAPPPPSPGFARAFYARLDAEPSPRPGLLDVFRRARWRNLVPIAGGALTLAFVIGTVANYRAEQNRLARGLDLYQDYELVAGLDAVQEPEDVEVVGHLDELPAGRRP from the coding sequence GTGACCGCTCACCTCGACGAGGAGCTGACCGCCTACCTCGACCGGGCGCTCCCCGCGGAGCGGGTCCGGGAGGTCGAGGCGCACCTCGCGGCCTGCGCCGCGTGCCGCGCCGAGAAGGAGCGGCTCGAGGGGGCGCTCCGGCTCCTCGCGGCGCTCCCCGCGCCGCCGCCGCCGTCCCCCGGCTTCGCCCGCGCCTTCTACGCCCGCCTCGACGCCGAGCCCTCGCCGCGCCCCGGGCTCCTCGACGTCTTCCGGCGCGCGCGCTGGCGCAACCTCGTGCCCATCGCCGGCGGCGCGCTCACGCTCGCCTTCGTCATCGGCACCGTCGCCAACTACCGGGCCGAGCAGAACCGGCTCGCGCGCGGCCTCGACCTCTACCAGGACTACGAGCTCGTGGCCGGGCTCGACGCCGTGCAGGAGCCGGAGGACGTGGAGGTGGTCGGCCACCTCGACGAGCTGCCGGCCGGGAGGCGCCCGTGA
- a CDS encoding RNA polymerase sigma factor has translation MASDPDAALMLAFQGGDERAFRTLFDRHGRAMVRFCHHYVKDDARAEELAQDVFLKVHRSAARYQPTARFKTWLYRIASNHCLNELRRGEYAAREPARADGVPSEPADLDALPGGATTPEEAAMGQALAGAVEGLLARLPEKQRAAFVLCRLEGLSYEEIAEVLETSVSAVKSLLHRATVAAAEALAPWSGPEKEVRP, from the coding sequence ATGGCCTCGGACCCCGATGCCGCGCTGATGCTGGCCTTCCAGGGCGGCGACGAGCGGGCGTTCCGGACGCTGTTCGATCGCCACGGGCGCGCCATGGTCCGCTTCTGCCACCACTACGTGAAGGACGACGCCCGGGCCGAGGAGCTGGCGCAGGACGTGTTCCTCAAGGTCCACCGCTCGGCCGCCCGCTACCAGCCGACGGCCCGCTTCAAGACCTGGCTCTACCGCATCGCCTCCAACCACTGCCTGAACGAGCTGCGCCGCGGCGAGTACGCCGCCCGCGAGCCGGCCCGCGCCGACGGCGTCCCGTCCGAGCCGGCCGACCTCGACGCGCTCCCCGGCGGCGCGACCACCCCGGAGGAAGCGGCCATGGGCCAGGCGCTCGCGGGCGCCGTCGAGGGGCTGCTGGCGCGCCTCCCCGAGAAGCAGCGGGCGGCGTTCGTGCTCTGCCGGCTCGAGGGGCTCTCCTACGAGGAGATCGCCGAGGTGCTCGAGACCAGCGTCTCCGCCGTGAAGTCGCTCCTGCACCGCGCCACCGTCGCCGCCGCCGAGGCGCTCGCGCCCTGGTCCGGCCCCGAGAAGGAGGTCCGCCCGTGA
- a CDS encoding inorganic phosphate transporter: MLLAIVIGLIAVALVFDFINGFHDAANSIATVVSTRVLAPLYAVFWAAFFNFIAAFFGSLSVANTMGKGIIHFDALKSQGVETVLSVIFASLLGAIVWNLLTWWWGLPSSSSHALAGGMIGATLPALGPGGLVPSGIGKIVAFIVLSPVIGMVLGTFNMLVVAWIFRKASGAKVDRWFRRLQLVSAGIFSFSHGTNDAQKVMGIISVVLFGTIWKDRPFGVPFWVVILCHASIALGTFFGGWRIVRTMGHSLTKLQPVHGFCAETGGGVTILALAHLGIPVSTTHTITGAIVGVGATRGTRAVRWGVAGRIIWAWVLTIPASATVAFLAYEALHALRVVAAIH, encoded by the coding sequence ATGCTCCTCGCCATCGTCATCGGGCTCATCGCCGTCGCGCTCGTCTTCGACTTCATCAACGGCTTCCACGACGCGGCCAACTCCATCGCGACGGTGGTCTCGACGCGGGTGCTGGCGCCGCTCTACGCCGTCTTCTGGGCCGCCTTCTTCAACTTCATCGCGGCCTTCTTCGGCAGCCTGAGCGTCGCCAACACCATGGGGAAGGGGATCATCCACTTCGACGCGCTCAAGTCCCAGGGCGTCGAGACGGTGCTGTCGGTGATCTTCGCGTCGCTCCTGGGCGCCATCGTCTGGAACCTGCTCACCTGGTGGTGGGGGCTCCCGTCCTCCTCGTCCCACGCGCTCGCGGGCGGCATGATCGGCGCCACCCTGCCGGCCCTCGGGCCGGGCGGGCTCGTGCCCTCCGGCATCGGCAAGATCGTCGCCTTCATCGTGCTGTCGCCGGTCATCGGCATGGTCCTCGGCACCTTCAACATGCTCGTGGTGGCCTGGATCTTCCGCAAGGCCAGCGGCGCCAAGGTGGACCGGTGGTTCCGCCGGCTGCAGCTCGTCTCGGCGGGCATCTTCTCCTTCAGCCACGGCACCAACGACGCGCAGAAGGTGATGGGCATCATCTCGGTGGTCCTCTTCGGCACCATCTGGAAGGACCGGCCGTTCGGGGTCCCGTTCTGGGTGGTGATCCTCTGCCACGCCTCGATCGCCCTCGGCACCTTCTTCGGCGGGTGGCGCATCGTCCGCACCATGGGGCACAGCCTCACCAAGCTCCAGCCGGTGCACGGCTTCTGCGCGGAGACCGGCGGGGGCGTGACCATCCTCGCCCTGGCCCACCTCGGCATCCCGGTCTCGACCACCCACACCATCACCGGCGCCATCGTCGGCGTGGGCGCCACCCGCGGCACCCGCGCGGTGCGCTGGGGCGTGGCCGGTCGCATCATCTGGGCCTGGGTGCTCACCATCCCGGCCTCGGCCACCGTCGCCTTCCTGGCGTACGAGGCGCTGCACGCCCTCCGGGTGGTCGCCGCGATCCACTGA
- a CDS encoding DUF47 domain-containing protein produces the protein MLEKLMPRSDEFFDDFEKQAAATVEGARLFKDLLDDFTHIEAKCQAIKDVEHRADDITHRAFERLHTHFITPFDRAEIHRLLSRIDDVLDLTDAASERLGLYDVGPVIPEARELAGVLLAAAQRMQEAVRGLRNVRDPAVLEACKEVNVCENQADTLLRVAIARLFKSGSDPLTVMKWKEILDLIESATDRAEDVANVIEGVVLEHA, from the coding sequence GTGCTCGAGAAATTGATGCCGAGGTCGGACGAGTTCTTCGACGACTTCGAGAAGCAGGCAGCCGCCACGGTGGAGGGGGCGCGGCTCTTCAAGGACCTGCTCGACGACTTCACCCACATCGAAGCGAAGTGCCAGGCGATCAAGGACGTCGAGCACCGCGCGGACGACATCACCCACCGCGCCTTCGAGCGGCTGCACACCCACTTCATCACGCCCTTCGACCGCGCCGAGATCCACCGGCTGCTGTCGCGCATCGACGACGTGCTCGACCTGACCGACGCCGCCAGCGAGCGGCTCGGGCTCTACGACGTCGGCCCGGTGATCCCGGAGGCCCGCGAGCTCGCCGGCGTGCTCCTCGCCGCCGCCCAGCGGATGCAGGAGGCCGTGCGCGGGCTGCGCAACGTGCGCGACCCGGCGGTGCTCGAGGCCTGCAAGGAGGTGAACGTCTGCGAGAACCAGGCGGACACCCTGCTGCGCGTGGCCATCGCCCGGCTCTTCAAGAGCGGCTCCGACCCGCTGACGGTCATGAAGTGGAAGGAGATCCTCGACCTCATCGAGAGCGCCACCGACCGGGCCGAGGACGTCGCCAACGTGATCGAGGGCGTGGTGCTGGAGCACGCCTAG
- a CDS encoding HPF/RaiA family ribosome-associated protein, protein MKLTIHAHQIATPRELTAFIRQHLVRPLARLYDNAAAQLEIHFDDPNGSKGGLDRLARITFRMPGARAIHLESLQDDLHKAVLDAADRLKRLVQRQLDKQRTRSPHPQHRPLGRSFRLAASRAGETPDGQPSTL, encoded by the coding sequence ATGAAACTCACGATCCACGCCCACCAGATCGCCACCCCCCGCGAGCTCACGGCCTTCATCCGCCAGCACCTCGTGCGCCCGCTCGCGCGGCTCTACGACAACGCCGCGGCCCAGCTCGAGATCCACTTCGACGACCCGAACGGCTCGAAGGGCGGGCTCGACCGCCTGGCCCGCATCACCTTCCGCATGCCGGGGGCCCGCGCCATCCACCTGGAGAGCCTCCAGGACGACCTCCACAAGGCGGTGCTCGACGCGGCCGACCGGCTGAAGCGGCTCGTGCAGCGGCAGCTCGACAAGCAGCGCACCCGGTCGCCGCACCCGCAGCACCGGCCGCTCGGCCGCAGCTTCCGGCTCGCGGCGAGCCGCGCCGGCGAGACGCCCGACGGGCAGCCCTCGACGCTCTGA
- a CDS encoding Smr/MutS family protein, whose translation MSRPGEDGAEPPPVELPIDGTLDLHAFRPAEAAALVADYLDACHARGLLAVRIVHGKGTGALRRTVEAALRRHPRVAAFGPAGEDGGGWGATLVTLRP comes from the coding sequence GTGAGCCGACCGGGAGAGGACGGCGCGGAGCCGCCGCCGGTGGAGCTGCCCATCGACGGCACGCTCGACCTGCACGCCTTCCGGCCCGCGGAGGCGGCGGCGCTTGTCGCGGACTACCTCGACGCCTGCCACGCGCGCGGCCTCCTCGCCGTCCGGATCGTGCACGGCAAGGGGACGGGGGCGCTGCGGCGGACCGTGGAGGCGGCGCTCCGGCGCCACCCGCGGGTCGCGGCGTTCGGACCGGCGGGCGAGGACGGCGGGGGCTGGGGCGCGACCCTGGTGACCCTCCGCCCCTAG
- a CDS encoding hybrid sensor histidine kinase/response regulator, whose protein sequence is MSQTPENERPPGGPPRTFDDGNCTLYRLVAECASDFICIVSRAGDVIYASPSAETLFGYPPDDLLACRGLDLIHPDDVQKLPTRLPATGSPPRVDLRIRCANGAYRWMEWAGRPILQGEEVTGAVCVLRDAASRHAREEQFLRQHEVLDSAQDGFVAYDPEERLLSLNRGFHRLWNVTEEEVQALEPTLPGARERLLALLAPRTECPEDFLAFSRPLVTDRHVATREFGLLDGSAVELYSLPTRDEEGRQTGRISFCRDVTARRRAERELRARARQQAAVAALGEIAIATERFEDLVEIALRLACHTLDAELTELLLVAPDGRLVMEGGIGWPHPYPALQPGGPSQAAYTLERSEPVISGDLAAETRFQDPLLASKGMVSSATVVVPGKERHLGVLGVHSRRAAAFGIDDVHLLETVASILAAAAARQDAEAALARQTRELRAVFDASLDGMLIVDRSGRVVDCNPAACAIFETARAELLGRAPPGVSPEGAGIPEGFAAGGRHEGTLELRLPERPAKNVEFATIADILPGRHLAVLRDITERKQMQSRLALADRMISVGTLAAGVAHELNNPLAYVSANLSFVAEKLGELAGAAGQGAPPPAKALEEELCEMQMAVQEAREGSDRMRVIIRDLGTFSRGEEAKRGPVHLGPVLESCIGMAWNEIKHRATLVKDFGAVPPVEGSAARLGQVFLNLLVNAAQAIPEGGAEKNQIRVATRLCPDGRVAVEVADTGCGIPPENRKRIFDPFFTTKPVGEGTGLGLSICHNIVSAHGGELEVESTLGKGATFRVLLHADPDAAFDEAADAVVPLSPGRRGSVLVVDDEPLVGASVRRALLPEHDVTVVSSAAAALELVEQGERFDLVISDVLMPEMTGMDLYRELLRLGPEAPPVVFLTGGAFTPAARRFIEGPGIVCIEKPFEVGALREKVRACLGAPAAGARRSSAV, encoded by the coding sequence GTGTCGCAGACTCCGGAGAACGAGCGCCCGCCGGGCGGGCCCCCCCGCACCTTCGACGACGGCAACTGCACGCTCTACCGGCTCGTGGCCGAGTGCGCGAGCGACTTCATCTGCATCGTCTCGCGGGCCGGCGACGTCATCTACGCCTCTCCCTCGGCGGAGACGCTCTTCGGCTACCCGCCGGACGACCTGCTCGCGTGCCGGGGCCTCGACCTCATCCACCCCGACGACGTCCAGAAGCTCCCGACCCGGCTCCCCGCCACCGGCTCCCCTCCGCGGGTGGATCTGCGGATCCGCTGCGCCAACGGCGCCTACCGCTGGATGGAGTGGGCCGGCCGCCCCATCCTCCAGGGCGAGGAGGTCACCGGGGCGGTCTGCGTGCTCCGGGACGCCGCGAGCCGCCACGCGCGCGAGGAGCAGTTCCTCCGGCAGCACGAGGTGCTCGACTCCGCGCAGGACGGGTTCGTCGCCTACGATCCGGAGGAGCGGCTCCTCTCGCTCAACCGCGGCTTCCACCGGCTCTGGAACGTCACCGAGGAGGAGGTGCAGGCCCTGGAGCCCACGCTGCCCGGGGCCCGCGAGCGGCTGCTGGCGCTGCTCGCCCCGCGGACCGAGTGCCCCGAGGACTTCCTCGCCTTCTCCCGGCCGCTCGTGACCGACCGGCACGTCGCCACGCGCGAGTTCGGGCTGCTCGACGGCTCGGCGGTGGAGCTCTACTCGCTGCCCACCCGCGACGAGGAGGGGCGGCAGACCGGCCGCATCTCCTTCTGCCGCGACGTGACCGCCCGCCGCCGCGCCGAGCGCGAGCTGCGCGCCCGGGCCCGGCAGCAGGCGGCGGTCGCCGCCCTCGGCGAGATCGCCATCGCCACCGAGCGGTTCGAGGACCTGGTCGAGATCGCGCTGCGGCTCGCCTGCCACACCCTCGACGCCGAGCTCACGGAGCTCCTCCTCGTCGCGCCCGACGGACGGCTCGTGATGGAGGGCGGCATCGGCTGGCCGCACCCCTACCCCGCCCTCCAGCCCGGCGGCCCGTCGCAGGCCGCCTACACGCTGGAGCGGAGCGAGCCCGTGATCAGCGGCGACCTCGCCGCCGAGACCCGGTTCCAGGACCCGCTCCTCGCCTCGAAGGGGATGGTGTCGAGCGCCACCGTGGTGGTGCCCGGGAAGGAGCGCCACCTCGGCGTGCTCGGCGTCCACTCCCGCCGCGCGGCCGCCTTCGGCATCGACGACGTCCACCTGCTCGAGACGGTCGCGAGCATCCTCGCCGCCGCCGCGGCGCGCCAGGACGCCGAGGCCGCCCTGGCCCGGCAGACGCGCGAGCTGCGGGCGGTCTTCGACGCCTCCCTCGACGGCATGCTGATCGTGGATCGCTCCGGCCGGGTGGTGGACTGCAACCCGGCGGCGTGCGCCATCTTCGAGACGGCGCGGGCGGAGCTGCTCGGCCGGGCGCCGCCCGGGGTCTCGCCCGAGGGCGCCGGGATCCCGGAGGGCTTCGCGGCCGGCGGCCGCCACGAGGGGACGCTCGAGCTGCGCCTGCCGGAGCGCCCCGCCAAGAACGTCGAGTTCGCCACCATCGCCGACATCCTCCCCGGCCGGCACCTCGCGGTGCTGCGCGACATCACCGAGCGCAAGCAGATGCAGAGCCGGCTCGCGCTCGCCGACCGGATGATCTCGGTCGGCACGCTCGCCGCCGGCGTGGCCCACGAGCTCAACAACCCGCTCGCCTACGTCTCGGCCAACCTCTCCTTCGTGGCCGAGAAGCTCGGCGAGCTGGCCGGCGCCGCGGGCCAGGGCGCCCCGCCCCCCGCCAAGGCGCTCGAGGAGGAGCTCTGCGAGATGCAGATGGCGGTGCAGGAGGCGCGCGAGGGCTCCGACCGGATGCGCGTCATCATCCGCGACCTCGGCACCTTCTCGCGCGGCGAGGAGGCGAAGCGCGGGCCGGTGCACCTCGGGCCGGTGCTCGAGTCCTGCATCGGCATGGCCTGGAACGAGATCAAGCACCGGGCCACGCTGGTGAAGGACTTCGGCGCGGTCCCGCCGGTGGAGGGCAGCGCGGCGCGGCTCGGGCAGGTGTTCCTGAACCTGCTCGTGAACGCGGCCCAGGCCATCCCGGAGGGCGGCGCCGAGAAGAACCAGATCCGCGTCGCCACGCGGCTCTGCCCCGACGGGCGGGTCGCGGTGGAGGTGGCCGACACCGGCTGCGGCATCCCGCCGGAGAACCGCAAGCGCATCTTCGACCCGTTCTTCACCACCAAGCCGGTGGGCGAGGGGACCGGGCTCGGCCTCTCCATCTGCCACAACATCGTGAGCGCGCACGGCGGCGAGCTCGAGGTGGAGAGCACGCTCGGCAAGGGCGCCACCTTCCGCGTCCTGCTCCACGCCGACCCCGACGCCGCCTTCGACGAGGCGGCCGACGCGGTGGTGCCGCTCTCCCCCGGCCGCCGCGGCAGCGTGCTCGTGGTGGACGACGAGCCGCTGGTGGGCGCCTCGGTGCGGCGCGCGCTCCTCCCCGAGCACGACGTCACGGTGGTGTCGAGCGCGGCGGCGGCGCTCGAGCTCGTGGAGCAGGGCGAGCGCTTCGACCTCGTGATCTCCGACGTGCTCATGCCCGAGATGACGGGCATGGACCTCTACCGCGAGCTCCTGCGGCTCGGGCCCGAGGCGCCGCCCGTCGTCTTCCTCACCGGCGGCGCCTTCACGCCGGCGGCGCGCCGGTTCATCGAGGGGCCGGGCATCGTCTGCATCGAGAAGCCGTTCGAGGTCGGGGCGCTGCGCGAGAAGGTGCGCGCCTGCCTCGGCGCCCCGGCCGCGGGCGCGCGCCGCAGCTCCGCCGTATGA